The proteins below are encoded in one region of Myxococcales bacterium:
- a CDS encoding serine/threonine protein kinase, giving the protein MRVGSGSTRPQLVGDYLLERLLGVGGMAEVFVARRQGPHGFQKRVAIKRILPQLAHDPRLVAMFCDEARIQASLSHPGLVEVFDFGEHAGLPFIALEYVDGLSAAELIARIAARRRTVELAPALYIIREVLDALAYVHRATDEDGRPLGIVHRDVAPSNVLLGRQGQVKLGDFGILHSTAIDSRTVPGEMKGKVGYVSPEQALGMPLDGRSDLFSASIVLAELLICTSLFGGETEIDVLQSLHGGDLSRLRAGAANIPIEVREILAKGLSRWPEQRYQSAEEMAAAVDATARRLGLSLGAHVLSEWLLDLGLVALSSDVQQKPAPIARRRPLSDDQFFETVKLAPGESERPPPSILAALAKLVPENDARPPDELAHAVSVPSPGPRSEPEVSYRIQRAGGAVMGPFRLADVLEMLATGRLSIDSAASRNGGAFLAVPSLTELSRMQSRPAYRFHEPIALYTQERWAVRLEHTPGLLFDIARRRRTGMLCARRGAAQVRLWFVDGEPVFASSTDPRELLGARLVADDGASQPAVNEAVEHAWRRGRMLGEVLIERGLATEDRVAAALREQTWSRLVALFRFRVGELAFVDGARHGDAVLALPPRLAFVASALLSAYRPDEVASVLETVERVGGVSAAPHAEAIQKGLELPAPEAEALYLARRGRALRGLMQEGVRSGAFDVHAARRAVLVGLASGALRWQD; this is encoded by the coding sequence ATGCGTGTGGGATCCGGCTCTACCCGCCCCCAATTGGTTGGGGACTACCTGCTCGAGCGACTGCTCGGCGTCGGGGGTATGGCGGAGGTCTTCGTTGCGCGCCGCCAGGGGCCCCACGGGTTTCAGAAACGCGTCGCCATCAAACGCATCCTGCCGCAGCTCGCGCACGACCCGCGGTTGGTCGCGATGTTCTGTGACGAGGCTCGCATTCAAGCGTCCCTCAGTCATCCAGGACTGGTCGAGGTGTTCGACTTCGGCGAACACGCTGGCCTGCCGTTCATCGCCCTCGAGTACGTGGATGGGCTGTCGGCGGCGGAGCTGATCGCTCGCATCGCCGCGCGCCGCCGCACCGTCGAGCTCGCTCCCGCGCTCTACATCATCCGCGAGGTGCTCGACGCGCTGGCATACGTTCATCGGGCGACTGACGAGGACGGGCGTCCGCTCGGCATCGTGCATCGTGACGTCGCGCCCAGCAACGTGCTCTTGGGTCGGCAAGGCCAGGTCAAGCTGGGCGATTTCGGGATCCTGCACTCGACCGCCATCGACTCGCGCACCGTGCCCGGGGAGATGAAAGGCAAGGTTGGCTACGTCTCCCCGGAGCAGGCGCTGGGCATGCCGCTCGATGGTCGCAGCGATCTATTCTCGGCCAGCATCGTGCTGGCGGAGTTGCTCATCTGCACCTCGCTCTTCGGCGGCGAGACCGAGATCGACGTGCTGCAGAGCCTGCACGGCGGTGACCTCTCCCGCTTGCGCGCTGGCGCAGCAAACATCCCGATCGAGGTGCGGGAGATCCTCGCCAAGGGGCTCTCGCGGTGGCCCGAGCAGCGCTACCAGAGCGCCGAGGAAATGGCCGCGGCGGTCGACGCGACCGCCCGCCGTCTGGGCCTCTCTTTGGGCGCCCACGTGCTCTCGGAGTGGCTGTTGGATCTCGGGCTGGTGGCGCTGTCGAGCGATGTGCAGCAGAAGCCTGCGCCGATCGCGCGCAGGCGCCCGCTGAGCGACGATCAGTTCTTCGAGACGGTGAAGCTGGCGCCGGGTGAGAGTGAGCGACCGCCGCCTTCGATCTTGGCCGCGCTCGCCAAGCTCGTGCCGGAGAACGACGCCCGCCCACCGGATGAGCTGGCGCATGCGGTGAGTGTGCCCTCGCCTGGCCCCCGAAGCGAACCGGAGGTGAGCTATCGCATCCAGCGCGCGGGCGGCGCGGTGATGGGGCCGTTCCGACTTGCCGACGTGCTCGAGATGCTGGCCACCGGTCGCCTCTCGATCGACAGCGCTGCATCGCGCAACGGCGGAGCGTTTCTGGCTGTGCCCTCGTTGACCGAGCTGTCCCGCATGCAGTCGCGCCCGGCCTATCGTTTTCACGAGCCCATCGCGCTCTACACCCAGGAACGCTGGGCGGTGCGGCTCGAGCACACCCCGGGCCTGCTCTTCGACATTGCGCGGCGCCGACGCACGGGCATGCTGTGCGCCCGCCGCGGGGCCGCCCAGGTGCGTTTGTGGTTCGTCGACGGTGAGCCGGTGTTTGCTTCGTCGACGGATCCGCGAGAGTTGCTCGGTGCGCGTCTGGTCGCAGACGACGGTGCGAGTCAGCCAGCGGTGAACGAAGCCGTCGAACATGCCTGGCGCCGGGGTCGCATGCTGGGCGAGGTTCTGATCGAACGCGGGCTGGCGACCGAAGATCGCGTCGCCGCCGCGCTGCGCGAACAGACGTGGAGTCGCCTGGTGGCGCTGTTCCGCTTCCGTGTGGGCGAGCTCGCCTTCGTGGACGGCGCGCGCCATGGAGACGCCGTGCTCGCCCTGCCGCCCCGGCTGGCGTTCGTTGCGAGCGCGCTTCTCTCCGCGTACCGACCGGACGAGGTGGCCTCCGTGCTCGAGACAGTGGAGCGCGTGGGTGGGGTGTCGGCTGCGCCGCACGCCGAAGCAATTCAGAAGGGACTCGAGCTTCCGGCGCCTGAGGCTGAGGCTCTCTATTTGGCTCGCCGCGGTCGCGCCCTGAGAGGATTGATGCAAGAGGGCGTGCGGAGCGGCGCCTTCGACGTCCACGCTGCCCGTCGTGCGGTGTTGGTGGGTCTCGCCTCGGGTGCGCTCCGCTGGCAAGACTGA
- a CDS encoding protein kinase, with the protein MSNGGDAQGKPASAAGVAVPESSEISETSRPPPSDGIPHAASHLSGNPPPVEAAPESEPSSAPPSIPSAASLKEGSILSVSLHEITPLGTPSPVLPGHLLADRYEVISVLGEGGMGIVYRCRDITSDAEVALKRVIPPESKLAAEYIMWFYKEARALAALDHPCIVRARDFGQLKDGTPFLTMDLVTGVSLHDLSQTANRFELIWHALDQILGALAQAHARGIIHGDLKPSNVLVEEVPGNPPKIHILDFGLAWLKQDPHDERLDGAKPMEFAPHAGAGTPGYMAPEQIQHEMHHVCGATDLYALGCILFKLLSGRSVFSGDPKELLRLHAFEKVPELRLAIEAPEAVTAFVKRLLAKRPWDRWEFASEARAAWSAWRPDPDLDGSVYAFPSLPHKTASPPAPTTRMSGPPRGKTEGLAPAAAQRAPGLLSIRPSPLVGRDDVRRVLREVCDEVIEGIGDPHRLVILVGPAGVGKSRIAEWLCEVVHEEGTMIPVRARYRRIRSPLDGMLGGVTQYFNFERSDRNTIEKSLLLRWRVNADDKNGRAWVAGAAEWIRPLAPDQPVGPSGIRFTLDSFETRRLVIRYTLRRIARGRPLVFFLDDLHNSGQTTFEGLLRVHQEEPDQRIVMVATVRSEDVQLGTPQAEQLRQLREAMNGIVIDVKPLEPETTAALLRASLPLDDSAVQEAARRSRGNPLFALQQLHAWALAGNMEIREGVYRVPEAVLTVRPQTTAELWDSRVQAMPEAHRLAAYAVASVGGDIRRGVLHSLLLRLGLAADDAIVSLQNAEIILPRGAGRYNWPHALLQEHLLSRLMERPDARDIFMAASDALSSHPLANQRRIIRQRAANMLYASEPALAAKLIFDWLAKAWNTAREPLSTLADLELLKGHLAGRDLALKHRWTAEAQRHLGRPEEATTHAEIARGAFEELGDKENQANCLRLLGHLASEKGDSVEGAELATKAHDIFTELGNVLGMAQSEAVIGEIEYLLGNYDRGRTVIQAGEQHFAELGQPLGRGQCLLLLSWIDHSEGVTERSRRLTLEARAEFEKAGYRLGIAQANASLSHVEHRLMNFYSAELGALEALTAFEALRTPRGHAACERLLAMIGIDTDDLDMAEIHADLSSAVYTQMRDPWGIIETTLLSCQISLARRDLEGAHAKLMEAAAIAVQEAEPRQHYLLTQAWYYIESGDADKAYESLEAAAEVFGERSRAGDHTPHLLGRLSRKKWPEHAKNRIEAWRALLNDRSRRVQD; encoded by the coding sequence ATGTCCAACGGCGGCGACGCGCAGGGCAAGCCCGCATCAGCGGCGGGCGTAGCCGTGCCCGAGAGCTCGGAGATCTCCGAGACCTCGCGGCCGCCGCCGAGCGACGGCATTCCCCATGCGGCGTCGCACCTGTCCGGGAATCCGCCGCCTGTGGAGGCCGCGCCGGAGAGTGAGCCATCGAGCGCACCGCCGAGCATCCCCAGCGCCGCCTCGCTGAAAGAGGGCTCCATCCTCAGTGTGTCGCTGCACGAGATCACCCCGCTCGGCACACCCAGCCCAGTCCTGCCCGGGCATCTCTTGGCGGACCGCTACGAGGTCATCAGTGTGCTCGGCGAAGGCGGCATGGGCATCGTCTACCGCTGCCGAGACATCACCAGCGACGCCGAGGTCGCGCTCAAGCGTGTCATTCCGCCCGAGAGCAAGCTCGCGGCGGAGTACATCATGTGGTTCTACAAAGAGGCGCGTGCGCTCGCCGCTCTGGACCACCCGTGCATCGTGCGCGCACGCGACTTCGGGCAGCTCAAGGACGGCACGCCATTTCTGACGATGGACCTCGTCACGGGTGTATCGCTGCACGATCTCTCGCAGACCGCCAACCGCTTCGAGCTCATCTGGCACGCGCTCGACCAGATCTTGGGTGCGCTCGCTCAGGCACACGCTCGCGGCATCATCCACGGCGACCTCAAACCTTCCAACGTGTTGGTCGAAGAGGTGCCGGGCAACCCGCCGAAGATCCACATCCTCGATTTCGGTCTGGCCTGGCTCAAACAAGACCCACACGACGAACGCCTCGACGGCGCCAAACCGATGGAGTTTGCGCCCCACGCTGGCGCCGGCACGCCGGGCTACATGGCACCGGAGCAAATTCAGCACGAGATGCACCACGTGTGCGGCGCCACGGATCTGTATGCGCTCGGCTGCATCCTGTTCAAGCTGCTCTCCGGGCGCAGCGTCTTCAGCGGCGACCCGAAGGAGCTGTTGCGCTTGCACGCCTTCGAGAAGGTCCCGGAGCTCCGGCTCGCGATCGAGGCTCCGGAGGCGGTCACTGCATTCGTGAAGCGACTGTTGGCCAAGCGCCCCTGGGATCGCTGGGAGTTCGCCAGCGAAGCGCGCGCCGCCTGGAGCGCCTGGCGCCCGGATCCGGACCTGGATGGCAGCGTCTACGCGTTCCCTTCGCTGCCTCACAAAACGGCGAGCCCGCCGGCACCGACGACCCGCATGTCCGGTCCACCCCGGGGCAAGACCGAAGGGCTCGCGCCCGCCGCTGCACAACGTGCGCCCGGCCTGCTCAGCATTCGACCGAGTCCGCTGGTCGGCCGTGACGACGTGCGGCGGGTGCTACGCGAGGTGTGCGACGAGGTGATCGAGGGCATCGGTGATCCACACCGACTCGTGATCTTGGTTGGGCCCGCCGGCGTGGGCAAGAGCCGCATTGCGGAGTGGCTGTGCGAGGTCGTGCACGAAGAAGGCACCATGATCCCGGTGCGCGCGCGCTATCGGCGGATCCGCAGCCCACTCGACGGCATGCTCGGCGGCGTCACTCAGTATTTCAACTTCGAGCGCTCCGATCGCAACACCATCGAGAAATCGCTGCTCTTGCGCTGGCGGGTCAACGCCGACGACAAAAACGGCCGCGCCTGGGTCGCCGGCGCTGCGGAGTGGATTCGTCCCCTCGCCCCGGATCAGCCCGTCGGACCCAGCGGCATTCGTTTCACCCTCGACAGCTTCGAGACCCGGCGGCTGGTGATCCGCTACACACTGCGCCGCATCGCGCGCGGGCGTCCGCTCGTGTTCTTCCTGGACGACCTTCACAACTCCGGCCAGACGACCTTCGAAGGTCTGCTCCGGGTGCATCAAGAAGAGCCGGATCAGCGCATCGTGATGGTGGCGACCGTGCGCTCGGAAGACGTACAGCTCGGGACACCGCAGGCCGAACAGCTGAGGCAGCTGCGCGAGGCGATGAACGGCATCGTCATCGACGTGAAACCGCTCGAACCGGAGACGACGGCGGCGTTGCTGCGGGCCTCGCTGCCGCTCGACGACTCGGCGGTGCAGGAGGCCGCGCGTCGCAGCCGCGGTAATCCGCTGTTCGCGCTGCAGCAGCTGCACGCCTGGGCGCTGGCCGGCAACATGGAGATCCGCGAGGGGGTGTACCGCGTGCCGGAGGCGGTGCTCACGGTCCGACCGCAGACCACGGCAGAGCTGTGGGACAGCCGCGTGCAAGCCATGCCCGAGGCGCACCGATTGGCGGCCTATGCCGTGGCCAGTGTCGGCGGTGACATCCGCCGCGGCGTGCTCCACTCGCTCTTATTGCGACTCGGCCTCGCCGCGGACGACGCCATCGTCAGCCTGCAGAACGCTGAAATCATCCTGCCGCGCGGGGCAGGTCGTTACAACTGGCCGCACGCCTTGTTGCAGGAGCACCTGCTGTCGCGACTGATGGAGCGGCCGGATGCCCGCGACATCTTCATGGCCGCGTCGGATGCGCTCAGCAGCCATCCGCTGGCGAACCAGCGGCGCATCATCCGCCAGCGGGCCGCGAACATGCTCTACGCCTCCGAGCCCGCGCTGGCCGCCAAGCTGATCTTCGACTGGCTCGCCAAGGCCTGGAACACCGCCCGAGAGCCGCTCTCGACCCTGGCCGATCTCGAGCTCTTGAAGGGGCATCTAGCGGGCCGTGATCTGGCGCTGAAACACCGCTGGACGGCCGAAGCGCAGCGCCACCTGGGTCGTCCGGAAGAAGCGACGACTCACGCCGAGATCGCACGCGGGGCGTTCGAAGAGCTCGGCGACAAGGAGAACCAGGCCAACTGCCTGCGCCTGCTCGGACACCTGGCCAGTGAGAAGGGCGACAGCGTCGAGGGCGCGGAGCTTGCCACGAAGGCGCACGACATCTTCACGGAGCTCGGCAACGTGCTGGGCATGGCCCAGAGCGAGGCGGTCATCGGCGAGATCGAATACTTGCTCGGCAACTACGATCGCGGCCGCACGGTGATCCAGGCAGGTGAGCAGCATTTCGCAGAGCTCGGCCAGCCGCTGGGCCGCGGGCAGTGCCTGCTCTTGCTCTCGTGGATCGATCACTCCGAGGGTGTGACCGAGCGCTCGCGTCGGCTCACGCTCGAGGCGCGCGCCGAGTTCGAGAAGGCGGGTTACCGCCTGGGCATCGCCCAAGCGAACGCCTCGCTGTCGCACGTCGAGCACCGCTTGATGAACTTCTACAGCGCGGAGCTCGGGGCGCTCGAGGCCCTGACGGCGTTCGAAGCCCTGCGCACGCCCCGCGGCCATGCGGCGTGTGAGCGCCTCTTGGCCATGATCGGCATCGACACCGACGACCTGGACATGGCGGAGATCCACGCCGATCTCTCCTCTGCGGTGTACACCCAGATGCGGGACCCCTGGGGCATCATCGAGACCACGCTCTTGTCTTGCCAGATCTCACTCGCGCGGCGCGACCTCGAAGGCGCGCACGCAAAGTTGATGGAGGCCGCTGCGATCGCCGTGCAAGAGGCGGAGCCGCGCCAGCACTACCTGCTCACGCAAGCCTGGTATTACATCGAGAGCGGCGACGCCGACAAAGCCTACGAGTCCCTCGAGGCCGCGGCCGAGGTCTTCGGCGAGCGCAGCCGCGCGGGCGATCACACGCCGCACCTGCTCGGCCGCCTCAGCCGGAAGAAATGGCCGGAGCACGCGAAGAACCGGATTGAGGCGTGGCGGGCGTTGTTGAACGACCGGTCGCGAAGAGTTCAGGATTGA
- a CDS encoding serine hydroxymethyltransferase, translated as MNAARAHHQPPLAETDPEIARLIDAEEQREIEKLRLIPSENYVSRAVLEATGSVLTNKYSEGYAGKRYYEGQQIVDQVENLAVSRVKELFGAEHVNVQPYSGSPANLAVYLAFCQPHDAIMGLGLPAGGHLTHGHSVSISGKYFKSIPYGVRESDQRIDLDQVRALAREHKPKIIWCGTTAYPRTLPFAEFRAIADEIGAKLVADIAHIAGLVAGGAHPSPIGIADVVTTTTHKTLRGPRGGMILCKAEHAKDIDRAVFPGLQGGPHNHTTAGIAVAAKEAMTPAFKTYAQNVVANAKVLAEALASRGFRLVTGGTDNHLILVDLTPKNVTGKVAAQALDRAGIVGNYNSIPFDPRKPFDPSGLRIGTPAITSRGMGKDEMLKLAAWMDQVVAAPGDEQLVARVAGEVKEMCQAFPPPGIAV; from the coding sequence ATGAACGCCGCACGTGCCCACCATCAGCCCCCGCTCGCCGAGACCGACCCCGAAATCGCGCGCCTGATCGACGCCGAAGAGCAGCGTGAGATCGAGAAGCTGCGGCTCATCCCCAGCGAGAACTACGTCTCACGCGCCGTGCTCGAGGCGACGGGTTCGGTGCTCACCAACAAGTACTCGGAAGGGTATGCGGGTAAGCGCTACTACGAGGGGCAGCAGATCGTCGACCAGGTGGAGAACCTCGCGGTCTCGCGGGTCAAGGAGCTGTTCGGCGCGGAGCACGTGAACGTGCAGCCTTACAGCGGCAGCCCCGCCAACCTCGCCGTCTATCTCGCGTTCTGTCAGCCCCACGACGCCATCATGGGACTCGGGCTGCCCGCGGGCGGCCACCTGACCCACGGGCACAGCGTCAGCATCAGCGGCAAGTACTTCAAGAGCATCCCGTATGGGGTGAGGGAGAGTGATCAGCGCATCGACCTCGATCAGGTGCGGGCGCTCGCGCGCGAGCACAAACCCAAGATCATCTGGTGCGGCACCACGGCCTACCCGCGCACGCTGCCGTTCGCCGAGTTCCGCGCGATCGCCGACGAGATCGGTGCCAAGCTCGTCGCTGACATCGCGCACATCGCCGGGCTCGTGGCGGGCGGTGCGCACCCGTCCCCCATCGGCATCGCCGACGTCGTCACGACCACCACCCACAAGACCCTGCGCGGACCTCGCGGGGGCATGATCCTGTGCAAGGCGGAGCACGCGAAGGACATCGATCGCGCGGTGTTCCCCGGGTTGCAGGGCGGTCCCCACAACCACACGACGGCGGGCATCGCCGTTGCAGCCAAGGAAGCGATGACGCCGGCCTTCAAGACCTATGCCCAGAATGTCGTCGCCAACGCCAAGGTCCTGGCGGAGGCGCTCGCGAGCCGTGGCTTCCGCCTGGTCACCGGCGGCACCGACAACCATCTCATCTTGGTCGACCTGACCCCGAAGAACGTCACCGGCAAGGTCGCCGCCCAGGCGCTCGATCGCGCGGGGATCGTGGGCAACTACAACTCCATCCCGTTCGATCCGCGCAAACCCTTCGATCCCTCGGGCCTGCGCATCGGCACGCCTGCCATCACCTCCCGGGGCATGGGCAAGGATGAGATGTTGAAGCTCGCAGCCTGGATGGATCAGGTCGTTGCCGCCCCGGGGGACGAACAGCTCGTCGCGCGCGTGGCCGGCGAGGTGAAGGAGATGTGCCAGGCCTTCCCGCCGCCCGGCATCGCCGTGTGA
- the hemL gene encoding glutamate-1-semialdehyde 2,1-aminomutase: protein MTGPRSTELLSRAERLLPGGVNSPVRAYRAVGGHPPFIASAQGARLTDADGREYVDFVGSWGPAILGHGHPKVIEAVKAQLERGFSFGAPTELEVRFAEAVIERYPSIEMLRCVSSGTEATMSALRVARGFTGRDVIVKFDGCYHGHSDGLLVKAGSGAATFGNPDSAGVPAGVVANTATLSFNDPAALKALFAESGSRIAAVIVEPVVGNMGCVPPEPGYLQTLRAVCTEAGALLIFDEVMTGCRLARGGAQERFGIVPDLTCLGKVVGGGMPLAVYGGRRDVMQKIAPVGPVYQAGTLSGNPVAVTAGLATLAELGQAQYEKLESLGARLEAGLVAALKETKTVGSVQRVGSMITLFFHPGPVRSWVDADKCDRERFGRWHGAMLQRGIYWPAAQFEAAFISTAHTDADIDNTVKAAREALAG from the coding sequence ATGACCGGACCCCGTTCCACCGAGCTCTTGTCGCGCGCCGAGCGCCTGTTGCCTGGAGGGGTCAACAGCCCCGTCCGCGCCTACCGTGCCGTCGGCGGACACCCGCCGTTCATCGCCAGCGCGCAGGGTGCGCGGCTGACGGACGCCGACGGACGCGAGTACGTCGACTTCGTCGGCTCATGGGGGCCGGCGATTTTGGGGCACGGGCACCCGAAGGTGATCGAGGCGGTGAAGGCCCAGCTCGAGCGCGGGTTTTCGTTTGGCGCGCCGACGGAGCTCGAGGTGCGTTTTGCCGAAGCCGTCATCGAGCGCTACCCGAGCATCGAGATGCTGCGCTGCGTGTCGAGCGGCACCGAAGCTACGATGAGCGCGCTGCGCGTCGCGCGCGGGTTCACGGGCCGCGACGTGATCGTCAAGTTCGACGGCTGTTACCACGGACACTCGGACGGGCTCTTGGTCAAGGCCGGCAGTGGAGCCGCTACCTTTGGTAACCCCGACAGCGCTGGAGTCCCGGCGGGTGTGGTCGCGAACACGGCGACCCTGTCGTTCAACGATCCGGCCGCGCTGAAGGCGTTGTTCGCCGAGTCGGGCTCGCGCATCGCCGCCGTGATCGTCGAGCCGGTCGTTGGCAACATGGGGTGTGTGCCGCCGGAACCAGGCTACTTGCAGACCTTGCGGGCCGTGTGCACCGAGGCCGGCGCGCTGCTCATCTTCGACGAGGTGATGACCGGTTGCCGTCTTGCGCGAGGTGGCGCCCAAGAGCGCTTTGGCATCGTGCCGGACCTGACCTGTTTGGGAAAGGTCGTCGGCGGTGGCATGCCGCTCGCCGTCTACGGCGGCCGACGCGACGTGATGCAGAAGATCGCACCCGTCGGCCCGGTGTATCAGGCCGGCACGTTGAGCGGGAACCCGGTGGCCGTCACCGCCGGGCTCGCTACCTTGGCGGAGCTCGGCCAAGCTCAGTACGAAAAGCTGGAGTCGCTGGGAGCGCGGCTCGAGGCGGGGCTCGTCGCGGCGCTGAAAGAGACGAAGACTGTCGGCTCGGTGCAGCGAGTCGGCTCGATGATCACGTTGTTCTTCCACCCGGGGCCGGTGCGCTCGTGGGTGGACGCGGACAAGTGTGATCGCGAGCGTTTTGGTCGCTGGCACGGCGCCATGCTCCAGCGCGGCATCTACTGGCCCGCTGCGCAATTCGAGGCGGCGTTCATCAGCACGGCTCACACCGACGCGGACATCGACAACACCGTGAAGGCCGCGCGCGAAGCGCTGGCCGGCTGA
- a CDS encoding N-succinylarginine dihydrolase translates to MRVVCFDGLPGPTHGHAGLSAGNLAATRHAGEPGNPRAAALQSLAKMRLLSSLGAAQAILPPQPRPDLFTLRRLGYSGSDAEVIRDACGTDDGALLRTVSSASAMWTANAATVAPSCDTADGRVHLTVANLSSMFHRSIEAHTTLAILRRIFSDPRFVVHEPLPGSDLFSDEGAANHIRLQTSRGAVHLFAWGRAVLEAAVGPSVHPARQTREASSALARLHGITGDRALFPQQDPFGIDAGAFHTDVLALGLGRFLMLHERAFLDVERVIETLREKLGGELVVSLARESEIPLADAVSLYPFNSELVELDDGRLALVAPSEAEQPGPVRRFLDRVVAEPTPVDQLHFVDVSSSMKNGGGPACLRLAVSLTEAERVSLSGRVLFDAALDRELVRWVEKHYRDQLTLDDLRDPALHQEGLTALDELTQILELGSIYEFQSDAT, encoded by the coding sequence ATGCGTGTTGTGTGTTTCGACGGGCTGCCTGGACCGACCCACGGCCATGCGGGGCTGTCCGCAGGAAATCTGGCCGCGACGCGCCACGCTGGTGAACCGGGTAATCCCAGAGCGGCAGCCCTCCAGAGCCTCGCGAAGATGCGCCTGCTGTCGAGCTTGGGTGCGGCGCAAGCCATCTTGCCGCCGCAGCCACGCCCGGATCTCTTCACCCTGCGGCGCCTTGGTTATTCGGGGTCGGACGCGGAGGTGATCCGGGACGCTTGCGGCACCGACGACGGCGCACTGCTTCGAACCGTCTCGAGCGCATCGGCCATGTGGACCGCCAACGCGGCGACCGTCGCGCCTTCGTGTGACACCGCGGACGGGCGAGTGCACCTGACGGTCGCGAACCTCTCGAGCATGTTTCACCGCAGCATCGAGGCCCACACTACGCTCGCGATCCTGCGGCGCATCTTCTCGGACCCGCGATTCGTCGTGCACGAACCGCTCCCAGGCAGCGATCTGTTCTCGGACGAGGGCGCAGCCAATCACATCCGCCTTCAGACCTCCCGCGGCGCCGTTCACCTGTTTGCGTGGGGCCGAGCCGTGCTCGAAGCCGCCGTCGGGCCGAGCGTGCACCCCGCGCGGCAGACCCGTGAAGCCAGCTCGGCCCTCGCGCGTCTGCACGGCATCACTGGCGATCGTGCCTTGTTTCCGCAGCAAGACCCATTCGGCATCGACGCGGGCGCCTTTCACACCGACGTGCTGGCTTTGGGTCTTGGACGCTTCCTAATGCTGCACGAACGCGCGTTCCTCGATGTCGAGCGCGTCATCGAGACGCTGCGGGAGAAGCTGGGCGGCGAGCTCGTCGTCTCACTCGCCCGCGAGAGCGAGATACCCCTCGCCGACGCGGTGAGCCTGTATCCCTTCAACAGCGAGCTGGTCGAGCTGGATGACGGGCGGCTCGCCCTGGTCGCGCCGAGCGAAGCGGAGCAGCCGGGACCGGTGCGACGTTTCCTCGATCGTGTGGTGGCGGAGCCCACGCCGGTGGACCAGCTGCACTTCGTCGATGTCAGCTCCTCGATGAAAAACGGCGGCGGACCCGCGTGTCTGCGCCTCGCCGTTTCGCTGACTGAAGCGGAGCGTGTGTCGCTCTCGGGGCGTGTGCTCTTCGACGCGGCGCTGGACCGGGAGCTCGTGCGCTGGGTCGAGAAACACTACCGCGACCAGCTCACCCTCGACGACCTCCGGGATCCTGCACTTCACCAGGAAGGACTGACCGCGCTCGACGAGCTCACGCAGATCCTCGAGCTGGGCTCGATCTACGAGTTCCAGTCGGACGCCACGTAG